The following proteins are encoded in a genomic region of Nicoliella spurrieriana:
- the rpsL gene encoding 30S ribosomal protein S12, producing the protein MPTINQLVRNGRKSKSSKSKAPALNHGYNSYKKVQTNNPAPQKRGVATRVGTMTPKKPNSALRKYARVRLSNLIEVTAYIPGIGHNLQEHSVVLIRGGRVKDLPGVRYHIVRGALDTAGVDDRRQGRSKYGTKKPKE; encoded by the coding sequence ATGCCTACTATTAACCAATTAGTTCGTAACGGACGTAAATCTAAAAGTTCTAAATCAAAAGCCCCTGCTTTAAACCATGGGTACAACAGTTACAAGAAAGTTCAAACCAACAACCCAGCTCCTCAAAAACGTGGAGTTGCTACTCGTGTTGGAACGATGACTCCTAAGAAGCCTAACTCTGCATTACGTAAGTATGCCCGTGTTAGATTATCAAACTTAATTGAAGTTACTGCTTATATTCCAGGAATTGGACACAACCTTCAAGAACATAGTGTTGTTTTAATTCGTGGGGGACGTGTTAAGGATTTACCTGGGGTACGTTACCACATCGTTCGTGGGGCCTTAGATACTGCCGGTGTTGATGATCGTCGTCAAGGTCGTTCTAAGTACGGTACTAAGAAGCCTAAGGAATAA
- a CDS encoding prepilin peptidase, with protein MILILLFWVGAAFGSFFSLIIQRCQRAESIISPRSHCDNCQIPISRIDLIPIISFLILRGRCRNCKAKISKQLFINELLFGGLFLLQAQFWFAPLIFSSLIMMLILSIIDFQKQMVPTKLLIILLLNNLIYYFFIKNESILTLSLIVIIYLIVLWINKFYLKIGEGDIDIIFILLLILGINGIFISIIISTIFALISAIFILKANRIAFIPFLNCGYLICLIFM; from the coding sequence ATGATTTTAATTCTTTTATTTTGGGTTGGTGCAGCATTTGGATCATTCTTTTCGTTAATCATTCAACGATGCCAAAGAGCTGAATCAATTATTAGTCCCCGTTCTCATTGTGATAATTGTCAGATTCCAATTTCTAGAATAGATTTAATCCCAATCATTAGCTTTTTAATTCTAAGGGGTCGCTGTCGAAATTGTAAGGCCAAGATTTCTAAACAATTATTTATCAATGAATTATTATTTGGTGGATTGTTTTTACTTCAAGCTCAATTTTGGTTTGCCCCGCTCATTTTTAGTTCATTAATAATGATGTTAATTCTTTCCATTATTGATTTTCAAAAGCAAATGGTTCCAACTAAATTACTAATTATATTATTATTAAATAATTTAATTTATTATTTTTTTATTAAAAATGAATCAATATTAACACTTAGTTTGATCGTTATTATTTATTTAATTGTGCTTTGGATAAACAAATTCTACTTAAAAATTGGTGAAGGTGACATCGACATTATTTTTATTTTATTACTAATCCTAGGTATTAACGGAATCTTCATTAGCATTATTATTTCTACAATTTTTGCACTAATAAGCGCAATTTTTATTTTAAAAGCAAATCGAATTGCATTCATTCCGTTTTTAAATTGTGGTTATTTAATTTGTTTGATTTTTATGTAA
- a CDS encoding ATP-dependent Clp protease ATP-binding subunit, whose product MDNVFTPSARNVLVLAQEQAKNFRHQSVGSEHLLLGLALEPNGIAYNVLAQLQITEEDIRSEIERTVGFGNVEGLDSSSYLPYSPKAKDLLALAGQIAKRHGSNKVGTEHLLLTLITGGLSTRILFNLGVDAKIVRRVTLRKMGSTTTTNNKNPYLNNNGDRNAPKGQTPTLDSLATDLTEVAREGRLDPTVGRTDEVKRVIQILSRRTKNNPVLIGEPGVGKTAIAEGLAQKIIDGDVPEDMTDKRLMMLDMGSLVAGTKYRGEFESRLKKIIKEIKDSGNVILFVDELHTLVGAGGAEGAIDASNILKPSLARGEIQMIGATTLNEYQKYIESDTALERRFATVQVEEPSPADTVQILKGIRPKYEEHHHVKITDEAIEKAVELSSRYIQSRFLPDKAIDLMDEAAAKVRINQHSGGKLSANRAKLNQLDSEKEQAIENQDFERAVEIRQQAKTVAVKVAAEEKQQADGGEYQLTETGQDIAEVVAQWTGIPVTQLTKSDADRLINLESVLHNRVVGQDEAVSAVSRAIRRARSGLKDPNKPIGSFMFLGPTGVGKTELAKDLAEAMFGSEDDMIRVDMSEYMEKYSTSRLIGSAPGYVGYEEGGQLTEKVRQHPYSVVLLDEVEKAHPDVFNLLLQVLDDGYLTDSKGRKVDFRNTVIIMTSNLGATTLKYKKTVGFGAEKADADDYKAMSATIKDQLRKHFRPEFLNRIDEVVIFHPLNKAQLHEIVKLMAQDLLDRITEQGINVKLTPAAIDLVAKAGFDPQYGARPIRRALQTKVEDQLSETMLSGQVATGDSLTIGASHGKIKISVKSANQKSTNQ is encoded by the coding sequence ATGGATAATGTATTTACACCTAGCGCACGCAATGTATTAGTACTTGCACAAGAACAAGCAAAAAACTTTAGACACCAATCAGTTGGTAGTGAACACTTACTTTTGGGACTAGCTTTAGAACCGAACGGAATCGCATACAATGTTTTGGCTCAATTGCAAATTACGGAAGAAGATATTCGTTCAGAAATCGAAAGAACGGTTGGATTTGGAAACGTTGAGGGCTTAGATAGTTCTTCTTACTTACCATATTCACCTAAGGCAAAGGATTTATTAGCGTTAGCAGGGCAGATTGCCAAGCGGCATGGTTCTAATAAGGTAGGAACTGAACACTTATTATTAACCTTGATTACAGGGGGCCTTTCAACTCGCATCCTATTTAACTTGGGTGTTGACGCTAAAATCGTTAGAAGGGTGACCCTAAGAAAGATGGGCTCTACGACTACTACTAATAATAAGAATCCTTACCTTAATAATAATGGTGATCGAAATGCACCTAAGGGGCAAACCCCAACCCTGGACTCCTTAGCTACTGATTTGACTGAAGTAGCACGTGAAGGTCGTTTGGATCCGACCGTTGGACGGACTGACGAGGTAAAACGGGTGATTCAAATTCTTAGTCGACGGACTAAGAACAATCCGGTCTTAATTGGTGAACCTGGGGTTGGAAAAACCGCAATTGCTGAGGGCCTAGCCCAGAAAATCATTGATGGAGATGTCCCAGAAGACATGACTGACAAACGCTTAATGATGCTTGATATGGGTTCGTTGGTTGCCGGGACGAAGTACCGTGGTGAATTTGAAAGCCGCCTTAAGAAGATCATCAAGGAAATTAAGGATAGTGGAAACGTAATCCTATTTGTTGATGAACTTCACACCTTAGTTGGTGCTGGTGGTGCTGAAGGGGCAATTGATGCATCTAATATTTTGAAGCCATCACTTGCCCGTGGTGAAATTCAAATGATCGGTGCCACTACTTTGAATGAATATCAAAAATACATTGAATCCGATACGGCTTTGGAGAGACGGTTTGCGACCGTTCAGGTTGAGGAACCATCTCCCGCTGATACGGTTCAAATTTTAAAGGGAATTCGCCCTAAATACGAAGAGCATCACCATGTTAAAATTACTGATGAAGCAATTGAAAAGGCGGTTGAACTCTCCAGTCGTTACATTCAAAGTCGCTTCTTACCAGACAAGGCAATTGATTTAATGGATGAGGCAGCAGCTAAGGTTAGAATTAATCAGCATTCGGGCGGAAAGCTTTCTGCTAATCGCGCTAAGTTAAATCAACTTGATAGCGAAAAGGAACAGGCAATTGAAAATCAAGATTTTGAACGCGCTGTTGAAATTAGACAACAAGCCAAAACAGTTGCAGTTAAGGTAGCGGCTGAAGAAAAACAACAAGCTGATGGTGGTGAATATCAATTGACCGAAACCGGTCAAGATATTGCTGAAGTCGTTGCCCAGTGGACTGGAATTCCGGTTACGCAGCTGACTAAATCTGATGCTGATCGATTGATTAACTTAGAATCAGTTCTTCATAATCGGGTTGTGGGTCAAGATGAGGCTGTTTCTGCAGTGTCTCGTGCAATCAGACGGGCCCGTAGTGGACTTAAGGATCCTAACAAGCCAATTGGATCATTTATGTTCTTAGGACCCACTGGAGTTGGGAAGACCGAATTAGCTAAGGACCTTGCTGAAGCAATGTTTGGTTCTGAAGATGACATGATTAGGGTCGATATGTCCGAATACATGGAAAAATATTCGACCAGTCGGTTAATTGGGTCTGCACCCGGTTACGTTGGTTACGAAGAGGGTGGCCAATTAACTGAAAAGGTCAGACAACATCCTTATTCAGTGGTATTGCTTGATGAAGTTGAAAAGGCCCATCCAGATGTATTCAACTTGTTATTGCAAGTATTGGATGATGGTTACCTTACTGATTCTAAGGGGCGGAAAGTTGACTTTAGAAATACGGTCATCATTATGACGTCTAACTTGGGAGCTACCACCCTGAAGTACAAAAAGACCGTTGGTTTCGGGGCTGAAAAAGCGGATGCTGATGATTACAAGGCAATGTCTGCAACCATTAAGGATCAATTACGGAAGCACTTTAGACCAGAATTCTTGAACCGGATTGATGAAGTGGTAATTTTCCACCCACTTAACAAGGCGCAGTTACATGAAATTGTTAAGTTGATGGCTCAAGACTTGCTAGATCGAATCACTGAACAGGGCATTAACGTTAAGTTAACCCCAGCTGCAATTGATTTGGTTGCTAAGGCGGGCTTTGATCCACAGTATGGAGCACGGCCAATCAGACGGGCACTTCAGACTAAGGTTGAAGATCAACTAAGTGAAACGATGCTCTCTGGCCAAGTGGCTACGGGCGATTCACTGACCATCGGTGCAAGCCACGGTAAAATTAAGATTAGTGTGAAAAGTGCGAATCAAAAATCCACTAACCAATAA
- the rpoC gene encoding DNA-directed RNA polymerase subunit beta': protein MVDVNKFESMQIGLASSDKIRSWSYGEVQKPETINYRTLKPEKEGLFDERIFGPTKDWECACGKYKRIRYRGIVCDRCGVEVTRSKVRRERMGHIELAAPVTHIWYFKGIPSRMGLVLDMSPRALEEVIYFASYVVTDPGDTPLENKQLLSEHDYREKKLEYGSRFKAGIGAEAIKTLLENVDVQKETDALKEELKKATGQKRTRAVRRLDILEAFLTSENDLDWMVMDAIPVIPPDLRPMVQLEGGRFATSDLNDLYRRVINRNNRLKRLLDLNAPGIIVQNEKRMLQEAVDALIDNGRRGRPVAGPGNRPLKSLSHMLKGKQGRFRQNLLGKRVDYSGRSVIDVGPFLKFNQMGLPVPMAMELFKPFIMKELVKRGIASNIKNAKRQIDRQEDEVFDVLEDVIKEHPVLLNRAPTLHRLGIQAFEPVLVSGKSMRLHPLACEAYNADFDGDQMAIHVPLSDEAQAESRILMLAASHILAPRDGKPIVTPSQDMVIGNYYLTMEEAGREGEGSIFNDYNEALLSYQNGTTHWHTRVGIRASSMPDKPFTDEQRNKILVTTTGKIIFNHILPKAFTYLNEPTDTNVHGHIPDKYFLEPGEDIFEHLKDAPVIPPFKKGFLSDVIAEVYNQYKVTITSKLLDRIKDIGYDKSTKSGLTVGITDVTDLKEKPAVIEKAHKKVDMVTKQFRRGLITNQERYERVIQIWTDAKDEIQDLLQTNFDPQNPIFMMSDSGARGNISNFTQLAGMRGLMASPSGDIMELPITSNFREGLTVLEMFISTHGARKGMTDTALKTANSGYLTRRLVDVAQDVIIREDDCGTDRGLIVKALTQGNETVEPLYDRILGRNAMKTVVNPKNGEVIVKKNQIINEPEAQAIEDAGIREVEIRSAFTCNSVHGVCAKCYGRNLATGDPVEVGEAVGTVAAQAIGEPGTQLTMRNFHTGGVAGNSDITQGLPRIQEIVEARNPKGKAEITEVTGNVESIEENPAERTQEITIKGDTDTRTYSVPINSKLLVTEGDFIRRGSQLDDGSIDPKELIKVRDTISTEVYLLGEIQKVYRSQGVDLSDKHAEIMVRQMLRKVRIMDPGDTELLPGTLMDVNDFKESNRDAVITGKIPATARPVLLGITKAALETNSFLSAASFQETTRVLTDAAIRGKNDPLVGLKENVIIGKLIPAGTGMQTYGDIKPKEIGASSTDGVYSISQLEEKIKKEEDAKN from the coding sequence TTGGTCGATGTTAATAAATTCGAAAGTATGCAAATTGGCCTAGCATCTTCTGATAAAATCCGTAGTTGGTCATATGGTGAAGTTCAAAAGCCAGAAACCATTAACTACCGGACTTTGAAGCCCGAAAAAGAAGGTTTGTTCGATGAACGAATTTTTGGGCCTACCAAGGACTGGGAATGTGCTTGTGGTAAATACAAGCGTATTCGTTACCGCGGAATTGTCTGTGACCGATGTGGAGTTGAAGTTACTCGCTCCAAGGTTAGAAGAGAACGGATGGGTCATATTGAATTGGCTGCACCAGTTACTCACATTTGGTACTTCAAGGGAATTCCTAGTCGGATGGGATTAGTCTTAGACATGAGCCCCCGTGCACTAGAAGAAGTGATTTACTTTGCTTCCTATGTGGTTACCGATCCAGGTGATACGCCTCTTGAAAACAAACAATTATTATCAGAACATGATTATCGGGAAAAGAAGCTTGAATACGGTAGTCGTTTTAAGGCTGGCATTGGTGCTGAAGCCATTAAGACTTTACTTGAAAACGTTGATGTGCAAAAAGAAACTGATGCACTAAAGGAAGAACTTAAAAAAGCTACCGGACAAAAGAGAACCCGTGCCGTTCGTCGATTAGACATTTTGGAAGCATTTTTAACTTCTGAAAACGATTTGGACTGGATGGTAATGGATGCAATTCCAGTCATTCCACCTGATCTTCGTCCAATGGTTCAATTGGAAGGTGGTCGGTTTGCCACGTCAGATTTAAATGATCTTTATCGGCGGGTAATTAACCGTAATAACCGACTAAAAAGATTACTAGATCTTAATGCTCCTGGAATCATTGTTCAAAACGAAAAGCGGATGTTACAAGAAGCCGTTGATGCATTAATTGATAACGGTCGTCGTGGTCGTCCAGTTGCTGGACCAGGGAACCGGCCATTGAAGTCATTGTCACATATGCTTAAGGGTAAGCAAGGTCGGTTTAGACAAAACTTACTTGGAAAGCGGGTTGACTACTCCGGTCGTTCAGTTATTGACGTGGGACCATTCCTTAAGTTCAACCAAATGGGACTTCCTGTGCCAATGGCAATGGAATTATTCAAACCCTTCATTATGAAGGAATTGGTTAAACGTGGAATTGCGTCTAACATTAAGAACGCTAAACGCCAAATCGACCGACAAGAAGATGAAGTCTTCGATGTATTGGAAGATGTGATTAAGGAACACCCTGTGTTACTAAACCGGGCACCTACGCTTCACCGTTTGGGAATTCAAGCTTTTGAACCGGTGTTAGTAAGTGGGAAGTCAATGCGTTTGCATCCATTAGCTTGTGAAGCTTACAATGCCGATTTTGATGGTGACCAAATGGCCATTCACGTTCCACTCTCTGATGAAGCACAGGCTGAATCTAGAATTTTAATGCTTGCTGCTAGTCACATCCTTGCTCCTCGTGATGGGAAACCAATCGTTACGCCATCACAAGATATGGTTATTGGGAACTATTACCTAACCATGGAAGAAGCAGGACGTGAGGGTGAAGGTTCGATCTTTAATGATTATAACGAAGCATTGCTTTCATACCAAAATGGAACTACTCATTGGCATACACGGGTTGGAATTCGGGCTTCTTCAATGCCTGACAAGCCGTTTACCGATGAACAACGGAATAAAATTCTAGTTACCACTACTGGTAAGATTATTTTTAACCATATTCTTCCCAAAGCATTCACTTATTTGAATGAACCTACTGATACTAACGTTCACGGTCACATTCCTGATAAGTACTTCCTAGAACCAGGTGAAGATATTTTTGAACACCTTAAGGATGCTCCAGTAATCCCACCATTTAAGAAGGGCTTCTTGAGTGATGTGATTGCGGAAGTATATAACCAATATAAGGTTACAATTACTTCTAAGCTCCTTGATCGAATCAAGGATATTGGTTATGATAAATCAACTAAATCTGGGTTGACCGTTGGGATTACCGACGTTACTGATTTAAAGGAAAAGCCAGCCGTTATTGAAAAAGCTCACAAAAAGGTTGACATGGTTACTAAACAATTCCGTCGTGGTCTAATTACCAATCAAGAACGTTATGAAAGAGTTATTCAAATCTGGACTGACGCTAAGGATGAAATTCAAGATCTACTACAAACTAACTTCGATCCTCAAAACCCAATCTTTATGATGAGTGATTCTGGAGCTCGTGGTAACATTTCAAACTTTACTCAATTAGCCGGAATGCGTGGATTGATGGCTTCTCCAAGTGGAGATATTATGGAACTACCAATTACTTCTAACTTCCGTGAAGGATTAACCGTCTTGGAAATGTTCATTTCTACCCATGGTGCTCGTAAGGGAATGACCGATACTGCTCTTAAGACTGCCAACTCTGGATATCTAACCCGTCGGCTAGTTGATGTGGCACAAGATGTTATCATTCGTGAGGATGATTGTGGAACTGACCGTGGCTTAATCGTTAAGGCATTAACCCAAGGAAATGAAACTGTGGAACCATTATATGACCGAATTCTTGGTCGAAATGCAATGAAGACGGTCGTTAACCCTAAGAACGGTGAAGTAATCGTTAAGAAAAACCAAATTATCAACGAACCTGAAGCACAAGCAATTGAAGATGCTGGAATTAGGGAAGTTGAAATTCGTTCTGCATTTACTTGTAATAGTGTTCACGGGGTTTGTGCTAAGTGTTACGGTCGAAATCTTGCAACTGGTGATCCAGTTGAAGTTGGTGAAGCCGTTGGGACTGTTGCTGCTCAAGCCATTGGTGAACCAGGAACGCAATTAACCATGCGGAACTTCCATACCGGTGGGGTTGCCGGAAATTCAGATATTACCCAAGGGCTTCCTCGGATTCAAGAAATTGTTGAAGCCAGAAATCCTAAAGGGAAGGCTGAAATTACTGAAGTTACTGGGAATGTTGAATCAATTGAAGAAAACCCTGCTGAAAGAACCCAAGAAATCACCATTAAGGGTGATACTGATACTAGAACCTACAGTGTTCCAATTAATTCTAAATTATTAGTTACTGAAGGTGACTTTATCAGACGTGGATCTCAATTGGATGATGGTTCAATTGATCCAAAGGAATTAATCAAGGTTAGGGATACAATTTCTACTGAAGTTTACCTCCTTGGTGAAATCCAAAAGGTTTACCGGAGTCAAGGGGTGGATCTAAGTGATAAACATGCTGAAATTATGGTTAGACAAATGCTTCGTAAGGTTCGAATCATGGATCCTGGTGATACCGAATTACTTCCTGGAACGTTAATGGATGTTAACGACTTTAAGGAAAGTAACCGTGATGCTGTTATCACTGGTAAAATTCCTGCAACTGCTCGTCCAGTGTTACTTGGAATTACCAAAGCAGCGCTTGAAACTAATAGTTTCCTATCTGCTGCATCATTCCAAGAAACCACTCGGGTGTTAACAGATGCTGCCATTCGTGGTAAGAATGATCCATTAGTTGGATTAAAAGAAAATGTTATTATTGGTAAGTTAATTCCTGCCGGAACTGGAATGCAAACTTATGGTGACATTAAACCCAAGGAAATTGGGGCTTCTAGTACCGATGGCGTTTACTCAATTAGTCAATTAGAAGAAAAGATTAAAAAAGAAGAAGACGCTAAAAATTAA
- a CDS encoding DNA-directed RNA polymerase subunit beta: MTNLAGHLVKYGKHRIRRSYARIKEVLDLPNLIEIQTNSYQWFLDDGLREMFNDIMPIDDFKGNLSLEFVDYQLLEPKYTVEEARAHEANYSAPLHVTLKLTNHDTGEIKTQDVFFGDFPLMTDQGTFIINGAERVIVSQLVRSPGVFFHKDVNKNGRVVFGSTIIPNRGAWMEFETDAKNVSYVRIDRTRKLPITELVRALGFGEDNEISEILGSNDSLSLTLEKDVHKNADDSRVEESLKDIYERLRPGEPKTADSSRSLLTARFFDPKRYDMAPVGRFKTNNKLKLKNRLLGLTLAETLADPDTGEIIANKDDVISRELLEKLKPYLDRQDFKAYTFEPSDQAVVTEPMTVQIIKVYSKNDPDRIVPVIGNDNIPLDFKHITPADIISSINYFFDLQEGIGEPDDIDHLGNRRIRSVGELLQNQFRIGLARMERVVRERMSIQDAATVTPQQLINIRPVVASVKEFFGSSQLSQFMDQTNPLGELTHKRRLSALGPGGLTRDRAGYEVRDVHYTHYGRICPIETPEGPNIGLINSLSSYARVNKYGFVETPYRRVSWKDHKVTDKIDYLSADEEDKYVVAQANSKLNDDGSFAEDTVLARHRSDNIVANITDVDYMDVSPKQVVSVATACIPFLENDDSNRALMGANMQRQAVPLVNPHAPLVGTGMEYRAAHDSGVALICKHEGTVEYVDSREVRVRRDDGALDTYKLMKFQRSNGGKNYNQRPIVRVNDHVDANEVLADGPSMENGELALGQNPVVAFMTWQGYNFEDAIAINERLVRDDVYTSIHIEEYESEARDTKLGPEEMTREIPNVGEDALKNLDENGVVRIGAEVHDGDILVGKVTPKGVTELSAEERLLHAIFGEKAREVRDTSLKVPHGAGGIVQDIKVFSRDNGDELSPGVNQMVRVYIAQKRKIQVGDKMSGRHGNKGTVSIVIPEEDMPYLPDGTPIDIMLSPMGVPSRMNIGQLLELHLGMAARKLGIHVTTPVFDGASDDDIDDIVKEAGMAPDTKTVVYDGRTGEPFDKRIAVGVMHYLKLAHMVDDKIHARAIGPYSLVTQQPLGGKAQFGGQRFGEMEVWALEAYGAAYTLQEILTYKSDDVVGRVKTYEAIVKGEPIPKPGVPESFRVLVKELQALGLDMKVLNKDHKEVELRDMDNEDDDVVNVDALSKLAKEQEAKKNAEKAEQSDDSSEKSNTTNTNSND; this comes from the coding sequence GTGACTAACTTGGCAGGACATTTAGTTAAATATGGAAAACACCGTATTCGTAGAAGTTATGCTCGGATTAAGGAAGTTCTTGATCTACCTAACTTGATTGAAATCCAAACAAACTCATACCAATGGTTCTTGGATGACGGATTGCGTGAAATGTTCAACGACATTATGCCAATTGATGACTTTAAGGGGAATTTATCTTTAGAGTTCGTTGATTATCAATTATTAGAACCAAAGTATACAGTAGAAGAAGCACGTGCACACGAGGCCAATTATTCGGCTCCATTACACGTTACTCTTAAGTTAACGAACCATGATACTGGTGAAATTAAAACCCAAGATGTTTTCTTTGGTGATTTTCCATTGATGACTGACCAAGGGACTTTCATTATTAATGGTGCTGAACGGGTTATCGTTTCCCAATTAGTTCGTTCACCTGGGGTATTCTTCCACAAGGACGTTAATAAGAACGGCCGGGTCGTATTTGGTTCTACCATCATCCCTAACCGTGGGGCTTGGATGGAATTTGAGACTGATGCGAAGAACGTTTCATACGTTCGGATTGACCGGACTCGGAAATTACCAATTACTGAATTAGTAAGAGCACTCGGTTTTGGTGAAGATAATGAAATTAGTGAAATTTTGGGTTCAAATGATAGTTTATCATTGACCCTTGAAAAAGATGTTCACAAGAATGCCGACGACTCACGGGTCGAAGAATCCTTAAAGGATATCTATGAACGATTGCGGCCAGGTGAACCAAAGACTGCTGATTCATCAAGAAGTCTTTTGACTGCCCGGTTCTTTGATCCTAAACGTTATGATATGGCACCCGTTGGTCGTTTTAAGACTAACAATAAATTAAAACTTAAGAATCGTTTATTAGGATTAACGTTAGCTGAAACGTTAGCTGATCCTGATACAGGTGAAATCATTGCTAACAAAGATGATGTGATTAGCCGTGAACTATTAGAAAAATTAAAGCCATACCTTGATCGACAAGATTTTAAGGCATACACCTTTGAACCTTCTGATCAAGCCGTAGTGACTGAACCAATGACTGTTCAAATTATCAAAGTTTACTCAAAGAACGACCCAGACCGGATTGTTCCAGTAATTGGTAATGATAACATTCCATTGGACTTCAAACACATTACACCAGCAGATATTATTTCATCGATTAACTACTTCTTTGATTTACAAGAAGGAATTGGCGAACCAGATGATATTGATCACTTGGGTAACCGTCGGATTCGTTCAGTGGGTGAATTACTACAAAATCAATTTAGAATTGGATTAGCACGGATGGAAAGAGTAGTTAGAGAACGGATGTCAATCCAAGATGCTGCTACTGTTACTCCTCAACAATTGATTAATATTAGACCAGTGGTTGCTTCTGTAAAGGAATTCTTTGGTTCCTCCCAACTTTCACAATTCATGGATCAAACCAATCCATTAGGTGAATTGACCCATAAACGGCGTCTTTCTGCCTTAGGACCTGGTGGATTAACTCGTGACCGTGCCGGATATGAAGTGCGGGACGTTCACTACACCCACTATGGCCGGATTTGTCCAATTGAAACTCCCGAAGGACCAAATATCGGGTTGATCAATAGTCTTTCCAGTTATGCACGGGTGAATAAGTATGGATTTGTTGAAACTCCATACCGCCGGGTTTCTTGGAAGGACCACAAGGTTACCGATAAAATCGATTACCTAAGTGCTGATGAAGAAGATAAGTACGTGGTTGCACAAGCTAACTCTAAGTTAAATGACGATGGTTCATTTGCTGAAGATACCGTTTTAGCTCGGCACCGTTCTGATAACATCGTTGCTAACATTACAGACGTTGATTACATGGACGTTTCGCCTAAACAAGTAGTTTCGGTTGCCACTGCATGTATTCCATTCTTGGAAAATGATGATTCTAACCGGGCATTAATGGGTGCTAATATGCAACGGCAAGCCGTTCCATTGGTAAATCCACATGCTCCACTAGTTGGAACTGGAATGGAATATCGGGCTGCTCATGATTCTGGAGTTGCTTTAATTTGTAAGCATGAAGGAACGGTTGAATACGTTGATTCCCGTGAAGTACGGGTTCGTCGTGATGATGGGGCTTTGGACACTTATAAGCTAATGAAGTTCCAACGTTCAAATGGTGGTAAAAACTACAACCAACGGCCAATCGTTCGAGTTAATGACCATGTTGATGCTAATGAAGTGTTAGCTGATGGTCCTTCAATGGAAAATGGTGAACTTGCATTAGGCCAAAACCCTGTGGTTGCGTTTATGACTTGGCAAGGGTATAACTTCGAAGATGCGATTGCAATTAATGAACGCTTAGTCCGTGATGATGTCTACACTTCAATTCATATTGAAGAATATGAATCAGAAGCTCGTGACACTAAATTAGGACCTGAAGAAATGACTCGTGAAATTCCTAATGTTGGGGAAGATGCACTTAAGAACCTTGATGAAAACGGGGTTGTAAGAATTGGTGCTGAAGTTCATGATGGTGATATTTTAGTTGGTAAGGTTACTCCTAAGGGGGTAACTGAGTTATCAGCTGAAGAACGTCTTCTTCACGCTATTTTTGGTGAAAAAGCACGTGAAGTTCGTGATACTTCCCTTAAGGTACCGCATGGTGCTGGTGGAATCGTTCAAGACATTAAGGTCTTCAGTCGTGATAATGGTGATGAACTATCTCCAGGAGTGAACCAAATGGTGCGGGTCTACATCGCTCAAAAGCGTAAGATCCAAGTTGGAGATAAAATGTCCGGTCGTCACGGAAACAAGGGGACCGTTTCAATCGTCATTCCTGAAGAAGATATGCCTTACTTGCCAGATGGGACTCCAATCGATATTATGCTGAGTCCAATGGGTGTGCCTTCCCGGATGAACATTGGGCAATTGCTCGAATTGCATTTGGGGATGGCTGCTCGTAAGTTAGGAATTCACGTTACGACTCCAGTTTTCGATGGAGCTAGTGATGATGATATTGATGATATTGTTAAGGAAGCTGGAATGGCACCTGATACTAAGACCGTTGTATATGATGGTCGGACTGGTGAACCATTTGATAAGCGAATTGCCGTTGGGGTAATGCATTACTTGAAGCTTGCTCACATGGTTGATGACAAGATTCATGCCCGGGCAATTGGACCTTACTCATTAGTTACCCAACAACCACTTGGTGGGAAAGCTCAATTTGGGGGCCAACGGTTTGGTGAAATGGAAGTTTGGGCCCTTGAAGCTTATGGGGCTGCATACACCCTTCAAGAAATTCTTACGTACAAGTCCGATGACGTTGTTGGTCGGGTTAAGACCTATGAAGCCATCGTTAAGGGTGAACCAATTCCTAAACCAGGAGTTCCTGAATCATTCCGGGTCCTTGTTAAGGAATTACAAGCGCTAGGACTTGATATGAAGGTTCTGAATAAGGATCACAAGGAAGTTGAACTTAGAGATATGGATAACGAAGATGATGACGTAGTTAATGTTGATGCCCTAAGTAAATTAGCTAAGGAACAAGAAGCTAAGAAAAATGCTGAAAAGGCAGAACAATCAGATGACTCTTCCGAAAAGTCCAATACAACTAACACAAATTCTAATGATTAA